In Mangifera indica cultivar Alphonso unplaced genomic scaffold, CATAS_Mindica_2.1 Un_0026, whole genome shotgun sequence, the sequence ttgggCCAACCTGCAGGCCTTGTCCCCAGGCCCTTGGCACAATTTTGCAGGCCCTGCCACAATTGGATGACTTGGGCAGGGCCGCCCGCGAGCCAGCTTGGTCTACCTTCATATTGTTTCTGCTTCATGACATGTAAACTTTCATATTATATTACCGTCAGCCTGTGTTTACACCGAGTTTAATGCATTGTAACAGCCTTATTCATGGAGCTGCAAGTCATTCACACAACGcaacttttattatttcactGTATAAAGATCCAGTGGCCCTCAACGTGGGCCTGTAATCAGCCATGGCCATTTTCCCAAGTTAACGAAAGCTACACTTCTACATGCCTTTACAAAAGAGAGCACTGGGAAGAGACTGAACACTTTTTACATAACAAAAATGGCGAGCAGATCACAACttgtttctttaaaaaaataaaaagggagactgaaaaaaaatgactaatgttatgtgtataatttttataaataaatgtatacataaacaataatatattatcacgtaattaaatagataaaaattaagataaaacaacactcagtcatatagtgatatatcattatttatacataaaaaatatatatatagagagagagagagtattattgaaaaaattttacaacTATGTATGACAGATTCCTTTGCTCATCCTTGGTCTCTACTATTTCCTTCAACAATAATGAACATTCATCATCAACCTTATGTTTTTCTTACCATTATCATCCTCTATCACCTTTGATAACACTATCACCACTCTTTACAATTGTCGAAAACACCATTTTTTAATCAGCAACACTAGAATTCTTGACATTAGCAATAAccttaatcaaatatttaatcaaacaaacaaacatatctataattattttcttttattttcataaaattacaatttatatttaaaataaaattaaatacgtttttgtaattagatttgatagaaaattttagaggaatataagaatttatcatttattgaCTTTAAGAATGACAACTTATTTCTCTAAGATAATTCccttgaaaaataattattcttctttaatttatttgtacaatcTCATACAacaattagatgaaataaatattttttttttggagccaaaagacttattcctacccaagtttaGTGTATTCCTAGAGTCTCATCtgcaaagttttaaaattttaaatatctatctgTCATCCAACTTCAATTAGATATTCTTGAAGAGACGAAATCTTCATATCCTTGTTTTGTCGAAGGAGAGAGATGAGGATGATTTGTCTCTTTTCATTGACAAAGAGAGATAAGGACGATTCATCTCTCTTCGTCAACAGATGAAAAGACAAAGacgaaatcatctttgtctcttcgtcgacgaagatgaaattgtcttcatctctttgtcgacaaaaacaatttgtttttgttttcatttgtcGATAGAGACAgagagagccaacaaagctttaGGGTGGAAGAAGAGGTCATCAAAGATAGATATAGTGGCctgagagatgaaaaaaaaaaactctaggttagggggaggggggaatgtcatttttcaaaagtgAAAAAGTTTAGACAGAGTTgtatctaatataaaattttaataaaagttggaTGACAGAtaaaaatgtgagtttttaaaaggacaaaggactaattcccacccaagttttgacaTGTTTTCAAAGTTACACCCATGGGGTTAGAAAAACCCAAAGTCTCACCTATAAGCcgattattgttaaaattttgggagaaggactatttcccacctaacttttaaagtgttttcaaaatgccaccgatgacagatgaaaatccacttttcccacccatgagctgttaatttggatgatatctgtttgcataaggataaaatatccattttacccttgttagatgaaatgacaaaaatatcccTCAATTTAATCTCTCAAAATTGATGtaagggttttaccattcaccccccttaggttttaaaaactaacattttcacccccaaacctagggtttccatatttttcaaaatatagtccccccccataactttcaaaactagcatttcaccctcattctttaacttcatctcccgacttcctctccggcgtcgtcaccggcctcctccttttTCTGGTGCGACAGCGGTGGTTCGacaaagagatcttcatctcctcgtcgcatggtgcgacaaagagatgaagatgtcttcgtcgcacgatgcgacgaagagacctttcttcgtcgctcgtcgttTAGATCTGGGAGATTGGTTTCAAACTTGGCTCGTCGTCCAGATTTGGGAGATTGGTTTCAAACTTggctcgtcgtccagatctgggagatcggTTTCAAACTTggctcgtcgtccagatctgggagattGCTCGACAaaggtctctcttcttctctcttcgtcgctcgtcaTGTCTGGACGACGCGACGATGAAGCATTGTCCTTCATCTATtcttccagatctagacgacactttgtcgtccagatctgggcgacaaATGGTCGTCcatcgtcgtcctttgtagtcggagatgggagatcggtcgaatgcatcggccgtcggtggtggccagagaaggaagcaaaccccagAGGTgacatttaaactttttaaactttgaggatgggttagttattagtttttaaaacctattaggggggaaatggtaaaattgtaaagttttaaggttttaatagtaaataacgattttacccctgtccttaattgaaaaattggacggcagtttgctCATAggtgagaaaattaaattttcatctgccgtgggtggcagtttgagaacgcatcaaaagttgggggtgaaatagtccttctccctaaaattttttgttaaagatagagataaaatcatcattttacaaataaattctaaaaatttatattattttcctcccttaatttgaaaaattaataatttctttttcaaaattaagttttcaaaaaatcaCTTTTCCCCCCAGGGTTTCAAAATCCCCTTCCATTTTCCTGTGATCGACTCTGATTCTTCCTCTATTGTTGACAATAGATGATAGCACCCTACCTTCATTGACAACGAGCAACCGAGACGATGAAAGCTTCGTCATCGACAGAGGTAGGATGTTGAAGTGTCATCATCGGTGGTTAGAGATGGTCACCagagaggagaaaaaataaacactAGGTTTTGAGGtgaaaaatattgcttttaaaagttaaaaaactttcaataggattaaagtagttaattcttaaaacttagagaaaaaatataataaattttattttattttaatattattaataaaataataattttattattatttcaaacaaaaattttaatgacaGTTAGCTTAAGTTAAAATTTCGAGATTTTCAAATCCTACAAATGTAACTTTTGGAATTAGGTGAGAATAAATTCTGTGGCCTTTTTAAAACTCTTATGGGTAAAAGTGTAGATGTACCCTAAACGTTGGgcggaaacaagtcttttggccattttgttttgttttgttttgtttttttgtattgTTAGGCATTTTTACCAAATGTCAAGAGTTTAGGTCAAATCACCGAATGTTGGACAAATTATTAGAAGCCTATACGTTAGCCAGTCCTTGTAAAACTGGCATAACCATTAAATGAAAACACAACCAATTAATGATGGTAGCCCCTCAAGGGTAATTTGAATAGTCAGAGTCAAGAATTTCATAGcacaaaatttgagtttaaaatttgtccaagtcatatcaaaatcaaatctttaaTTGTGAAATCAGTCAAAACTGGAATAAAGttctttgttataaaaaaatatttgatgaataaataaataaagaatatattcattccatttttttaaaaaatagatagcATATCTAACAAAGAACAAACCAGTAAAGGATGTAGCCCAAGAAAGAAGATGCTTTTTGTTGAAGCAAATGCAGGAGGACAAACAAGAAACAGAAGATAGCCTACAATCTGCTTTATTAGCCAATCTTTACTTTGGAACTTCATGTTTAAATCCTACCATATCTACcataaaaagaaacagaaaatgtCTAATCATCCATGGCCATGTCTCCTCCAAAATTTGCCTCAAATGGTTGTTTGAATGATAATAGATCGAGCAGTTTATGTATAAAAGCGTATATGTTTAAATCTTCTCTGATAATatttcatgattaaacttttgGATTATACGATAAAACAGTTATGGGATAGTTACTAAACTCAATGTTTTATCTACTATGTATAGTTAgtttaatccaaaaaaaaaaaaatctaattcaagtgggttttcttattataaaaaaaaaaaaaccaaacaccGCAACAGAAAATGTTAgagaaataatcaaatcaaagagTCTTaagccattaaaaaaaaaaaactcaaataactGTAATTCTCTTTCCCTTTACATAAAATCCAAACTCCAGCTTTTGGtgtttggatattttatatatttcaagaGCAAACATTTCTCCATCTGAAAACTTGCAGGGGGGATTAAAGGCCAAAACTTTCATGAAAATGGTACTTGGCGTGCCATATATGTAGTTTCTATACAGAAGCTAGCTGCATGCAAATGAAGGCACTGGTCCCGGTTCCAGCCAGTCCCAGAAGACCCAAAATGTTACTGTACTGATTGCCTTGCCAATCATCTTCATATCACATGCCAATTTTCCACCTTCATTTGTATTGTATGTGCTGTTAGCAACCTGATCACCCCACCTCATCGTCATCATTTCACTGGGAAGCCATCAGCATTCTGCAGGCAGATACCGCAGTTGTGCAATCTTTGGCACTATGtacaatataatttgtttaagatTTTGAGCTGAACTCTTGAAGAAATGAAGTGAAATTTAAACGTCAACAAAATGAGTTTGTTGCCCCTGCAAGGTCGCATTACTGAGAAAAACTGTGAAATCCCCCTTAAGTTTTAAGAGGGTATAAATTTGAAACTCGTTGACGTCTAAAcaagatcaaacttttgatttatccaatttaatgattataaatttagttgTTGAATCTGAGTTTTACCTTCCCAGTATAATCAGTTAGACCCCAATAAAGATTATAggtaaaaaaactattaatgaatataaataattactatatttgataaatgttaataagtataaataattattatatttgattgtaataaaaaatattagtatattattttacttaaatatctatggtataattattttaaaatattattcatattatttgttatattaattaaaaatgagagtatttttgtcttaaaaatttaataaataaggatataattgtaataaattcaatattattttgataatattttaatattaaagtgaaattaataatcagattatttattatattatatcatacatcaccattgataattaaaaaattatcgtaattttttattatttacaaatcaaacaaaatactttcaataataaaaagataatatattgtTACCTTTAACAAAACAACCtctaagggggtgtttggttaaagtttataaatattaatgtaacaaataatataaaaactaatctgattatcacctctaccttaaataatcttaattttattataactatatatttatttattgttatttttgggtaaaaataatcttatttttaattaatataataaataacataaaaaaatattttcaaataattaaacttaaaggtatttaagtaaaataatatattaatatatttttattatctataactaaacaaaataattatttatacgtatcaatttttataaaattttatcaaatataataataatttatatttaataatttctaaaattatttatttttaaaattatttttctattttaataataaaatatatctctAACCGGGTCTCctaaatttgtgttaaaaagCAAAAATGAATTGCTGCATTGTGCACAAAGCTCTGCTGTTATCATGAAGTCTGGATAATTATGGACAACACTGTGGAGAAGAATCTGTACTAATCAGTAAACTGGTATACACATCTCCTACTTCCACAGTACTAAAAACAATAGGTGTGTCAGTTGggcaaatattaatttacatagCTAACAGCCATAGCCATTGCTTGCCTATACACTAGATTCATTATTATTGCTTCATGGGTGAAAAATAATGCCTCTGGTTGGGTGAAATTTAGATCTGTCTCTTCTGCAAGTGGCAAATGAAGTCCTTATCTTGAAGCTCCAACTTGTTGCAAACCAAACCCCACATGATAATTTCACAAGTTCTTGTGCCTGATGTAGATTTTTAGGCCTATCAGCTATATCTCATAAATGTACCAAATGGGTTCATCCCAACTACCAATTTAATGTTTCATTTGAAGAAGAAATAGTTGCTTAGtatgaaaagaaaattggaaaaccaatttaattttcatcaaatcataataattttaataataaattaattcaaataagagtaaacataatatattaatctttttttattatttttagtcatcgaaaaacataaaaaagtcaataaaaatctaaagaagaagaatgaatgCTGTGCCATAGGAGacttatgaattttttttattttcaatagtATACCAGGGGAAATTTTGGTAGAAATGCTGTAAATTTTTGGTTCATATGaggggcattttggtcattagAGCTAAATACGGTATTTTTGAACTTTCTAAGTAATTTCACTTGAACCTTTATTATTTTGgccaattactttaatttcccaaaaagaaacaagatgaatcccttttaaaaacatttaaagattatttaaagattaaattttcattttatctgGTACAACAAATATAAAGTCGATCATTATACTTAAATGGTGTttgattgagagagtattattactttatttgatttataaataataaaatattttaataatcttatattattaataataatatgataaataatataagagatattatatttactatattcaacttaaatattaaaaattattaaaataatcttaattttattataattatatttttattttttaattttttaagattcaaATAATCTAAATGACAGAAAAAATATCTTgaaataattaaactcaaaatgtttaaacaaaataatataatatttttttattatttttaatcaaacataataattattttatattttttaatttttataaatttttattaaatataataataataatttatatctaataatctcgACAATAATATATCTccaaagtaatcttttaatttgaataacaaaacattcttcaaactaaatatctttttaaagttttacttTCAAGATGGTTAATTCAATCCACAAAGTTTTACATGTTTAGTATGATTGAGAAAAAACTGTCCGGCTCCGGCGAGGtaacaacattaaaaaaaaaaagaaattgcacGGGATTGAACAATCAAAAGGGATTTGTTttttaacataacataaaatcatCAAACATTAATGCATTAAAGTGCCTGATCTTCTGATACAACTGCTGGTACAAACAAGACTAGAACTTTGGTGACAATAATGAAAAATCACATGGAAGGACAGAGATTATCAAAAGTTCAAATCACACCCACTAAAGGAAATCCCTCGATTGCTGGCGACGATTTACTTAGAAAGTCCACATGCAATCAAGTTCAGTAGGCCCCACAGCCATCCTGGTACCGCCACCGCCTCCTCCAGCAGCCATCATGTCTTGCATCGTCGGCCAGTTTGAGACAGCACCACCCTGGAACGGCGGGGGAGGAGGCGGAGGAGGGTAAATGAAATTAGTGAAATGAAGATTCTCTTGCAAAGACCTCAAGCTGGGAAGTTAGAGACGCCAAGGTTCCTTGAGAAACGACCGGCTGGGTCAATTCCATTGAGCGGCGGGGGGGCCAGGTCGAAAGTGGGGTTGAATGTGGAAGCGGCAGCCGAAGCGGCGGCAGCTGCAATGGTGGAGAAACAGGACACGTGCTCAGTGGGAGCGTGACTGCCAAAGGAACAATTTTCAGTAACGGCGGCCGTTGTAGCGGTGTTAGGGTGGTCCAGGAGCGGAGGCAGGGAGACGGAGGAGGGAGAACTGGGCTCTGGGTACGATAGGTTTAGCGTTGAAGTTGTAGTTGAGCAGTTCATTCGAGTTTTCTTGGCATTGTTCGCAGTGGAACCAATGCTCTTCTGAAACACCCTGGAAATCACCCATTCATCCTGGAAAGTacacaaattaaacaaaaagtcTTATGGCTTTGCCTAATTATTCTTATCATGAAATAGAGACTTTGGTCGGTAAAtggtataaaaattatgttatctCGCGATAACGAGGCAATGTGACCATAAAAGACAAGAATAAGAGTACTTCAAATAGCCCTTAAAAGACTTTTTAAGTATAAGAGCATAGTTTAAATCTTCTGACAATCTCCTCTTGCACTTAATTTACCTGATTCATTGGATCCGAAATTTAACCTGTTTGGTGTAAAATCCCTAATTGGTGTGAGCATATTCTCATCTCAACTTGGGAAATGAGAAAGGGGGAACCATTAAAATGGGTGTAAAAACTTGAATATTCTGAGAAGGAAGATGTTTAAAGAGTActgataaagttttattaatggGGTTTAAGTCTCAATAAAAACAAGAAGTTAATCCATATTCTGCAATGTGCTATTATTTCCCCAATCTTTCCTTTATGAGCCCCTTAAAGAAAGCAACTTTGCACTATCAACTAAGCTAAATGAGTCTTTAGAGGGAAATTGTAAGTGGGAATTTATATACCTTGGAGCTCCTGGAGAGATACTGGTAAGAAAATTTGCCTTCAAGGCGATATTCATGCATAACCCAGTTGCTCTTCTCGCCTTTAGGAGCTCTCCCTTTGTAAAACACAAGAGTCTTCTTCATGCCCACAAGAGCACAAGTTCTTGAGCTGTAAATCTCCCTGTCTTTTCCAGTGGCCTTCCAGTAACCAGCTTCAGTAGCTCTGTTAGTTCTCAGCCCAGTTGGGTACTTCCTATCGCGTAGGCTGAAGAAGTACCACTCTTTCTCCCCCATCTTCGCCTTCTCTGCCAAACGAAATTAACAAAGAAAGGTCAAAACATTGCATCAACTAATAATAACTCAAATTCAGTGATGAAAATCTGATGTCACCTGGAAGCTCCCAGGGCTCACACTTGTTGAGATCAACTTCAGCAATGGCTCGCCCTGTAAAGTTACTGTCAAGCACCTTCTTGAGAAGATAAAACTTGATGAGTTCTTCATCAGTAGGGTGAAACCGAAAGCCAGGAGGCAAATGGGTATCAGAGTTGTCAAAGTGATTATGGAAAGCATCcatgaagaagaaacaaaagctATAAAGTAAACTCGATACTCAACTAGAAcacaaaaagaaacaaagaaccAAACTTGATGAAACTTAAAATAAGAACAAAGAGAGAACTTTTCTTATGTTGCTTGTGGAACTTGGTTTGCGTAGTTGAGTTATGTTATATTGGGTTGTTTCGATGGGGATTTGATAAATCGAGTGGCAGGAGAAGAAGGtgaaaacaacaataaaaataaaaagacaaaatactttgcccacccaaggttaggtgtaaattcaaactcacaccatcaaatttcaaaaactcaaactcccaCCTATATgcaaaattatgttaaaattctcagttaaaATTATGAGcaaaactaatatttaacaaaaaaattaaaattttattatattttcctctcttaggtgaaaaatctaataatttttttctatctaGAGTTTAAAAGTGACAAATTTTCTCTTGTTAGTATTAACTAAAAAACCACTTTTTTTTAGTGATGAAATTCACTTCAACAACCTTCTCCAAGATCAACAACCTTTCTTCAGCATGCCTTGTCACTCGCAGGATGAAGACGAATATCAATTGAATGTATGAGAATCTCGTTCATCTTCAACCACAATCAAGTGACTTCTTAGTTAGACCTCATTCTTCGTCAATTGCCAAAATGAAATGAGTGATGAAGAGGGTTCGTTGTTGAATGACAAAGAGGGACAACATATCAAATCAACGATGAACccatcttcaatttttttcaatctgGTAAGAATCAAATGATAGAGATAAGGATGTCAATGACCGTTGAAGAGAGCACCTAGAGGGAGAGACGGAATCGATCTTCACTAGAGTGACAAAGAATTTGATAGATTTTGATCATCGacagagataaagataaaagaaaaaccCTATAGAGAAATagatcatttttcaaaatttaagtttttgaaaaaaaattattattttttaaaactaaagaggTGAAAAGGAActggattttatttttaatattatttattaaataacattttaacctaTAGAAATATTATCAgaatttaaataatagattagtgtttaaatttttgaaacttataaGCAATAATAGATGGCCACAAGAACTTGGGTGGCAGAAATTTTCGGCCTTAAAAAAATAcggaaacaaaaaatattaataaataacagCAATTATAAGGTATGATATCTAGGGTTtgaaaatctctcttttctcttcacTCTTCAGTGTCCTATTGggtcttctctctcttttttcaggGGCTGAGCTTATCGTAACACCATAGATGGataggaagagagagagaaatggtgATGTATGTTTCTGCAAAGTGGGTCTGGGGGTACTGTTTTGAGTATGCGTGCGTGCGTGAGGAAGTGTACAGGTTTTCTCTGTTAGtgaggaaaataataatataagaggGAACAGAAAGTAGTTTTTcatgaaatataaaaacaaaagagaaatatatatatatatatatatgtgtgtgtatatatttccgaaagagaaagagagagatatcTTGAGACTTCACCATGGATCGATAAAGCTGTTTCATATCTCTCCTGTCAGCACAGTACAAGATTAAATTATCGATTTCACAGAGCCCCCACTCGTTACACGCCaccttaatattattatatttctttctctcAAGACTCGGATGTCAAACCAATCTTCTAAAGTGTAATATAGGGTTCACAATTATTAATCCATAAGTTAAAagatttgatatataaatattatcttagcagacttaaatttttatttttttaattattaaatataataaattaaataataaaatataaataataaaaaaataaattattaaaataatattcttttaatacgATCCAGATGATCTTTCAGGGTTCTTTGTCTGGTCTCTCTTTCtaccttcaaaattttcttctgcTCAAATTACACCATGCAAATATTCATTTATGCATGGTGTTCTTGTTCATTTGATAGGGTTTTGGTGACACCAAGGAGAAGAGGGTAAGTATATATTCTGCAAGTTTTTGACACAAGAGACAAAGAAATTTCCAACAGATTGAGGCCAAAAGCAAGGTGGCAAAATAGCTTTACCATATTGCaaagattttatgattttgttttgtttgtttgctgcGTTATTTGTGAAGCTTTTAATAGctgtttttatttatctatctcTTCCATGGTGGATACTGCTTATTAAAGGTTTAACAGCAGTCACTCCATGGCCCCTTGCCCAGCTCTGTATTTATCTCTCATGGGCATTTAGGTGGGAATGAGTTATAATGTTACAAAAAGTAATtgaattcagtttttttattataaaaaataaaaattacaaaaatagattatttacaaaaataatatgtataaattattattattataatttataaaaatcagTAAATATAGATAAGTATTATATTAGGTtagatataatataaagatattaaaatattattttagtcaaattttcttagatataattattataaaatattttttatattactcgttatattaattaaaaataatactattttgtctaaaaaattaataaatatc encodes:
- the LOC123206177 gene encoding LOW QUALITY PROTEIN: protein CUP-SHAPED COTYLEDON 2-like (The sequence of the model RefSeq protein was modified relative to this genomic sequence to represent the inferred CDS: inserted 1 base in 1 codon); this translates as MDAFHNHFDNSDTHLPPGFRFHPTDEELIKFYLLKKVLDSNFTGRAIAEVDLNKCEPWELPEKAKMGEKEWYFFSLRDRKYPTGLRTNRATEAGYWKATGKDREIYSSRTCALVGMKKTLVFYKGRAPKGEKSNWVMHEYRLEGKFSYQYLSRSSKDEWVISRVFQKSIGSTANNAKKTRMNCSTTTSTLNLSYPEPSSPSSVSLPPLLDHPNTATTAAVTENCSFGSHAPTEHVSCFSTIAAAAASAAASTFNPTFDLAPPPLNGIDPAGRFSRNLGVSXLPSLRSLQENLHFTNFIYPPPPPPPPFQGGAVSNWPTMQDMMAAGGGGGGTRMAVGPTELDCMWTF